In the genome of Maniola jurtina chromosome 3, ilManJurt1.1, whole genome shotgun sequence, one region contains:
- the LOC123881253 gene encoding sesquipedalian-1, with protein MKINEKNLCAFASSATPVDREGWLDMRGEVGKSYQRRWFTLKGNLLFYFDKNGDKEPVGVIILEGCTIELTEEESYSFKIVFHCEGGRTYFLCTNSQASMEAWMKALACASYDYMKLMVAELQRQLEEAEAEEAAEAAGIVAATGSDDEPRVPPRGQRHNPFNKQPEGDGKAVPGSRHHKETVKAAEVPRKKVPFREIHKTFGRKILADRSEWRARLKLREETREKPLIQL; from the exons ATGAAGATAAATGAGAAGAACCTGTGTGCGTTCGCGTCATCAGCCACCCCCGTAGACCGCGAGGGGTGGTTGGACATGAGGGGGGAAGTGGGTAAAAGTTACCAGAGGAGATGGTTCACTTTGAAGGGAAACCTGCTATTCTATTTTGATAAGAATGGGGACAAGGAACCAGTTGGTGTTATCATACTGGAGGGATGTACTATTG AGCTAACAGAAGAAGAGTCATACAGTTTCAAGATAGTGTTCCACTGTGAGGGCGGGCGCACATACTTCCTGTGCACCAACTCGCAGGCGTCTATGGAAGCATGGATGAAGGCATTAGCCTGCGCCAGCTATGACTACATGAAGCTTATGGTGGCTGAGCTGCAGAGGCAGCTGGAGGAGGCTGAAG CGGAAGAGGCAGCGGAGGCGGCGGGTATTGTGGCCGCAACGGGCTCGGACGACGAGCCGCGCGTGCCCCCGCGCGGACAGCGGCACAACCCCTTCAATAAGCAGCCCGAGGGCgacggcaaagctgtgccgggGAGTCGACACC ATAAAGAAACCGTAAAAGCAGCTGAGGTGCCACGCAAGAAGGTTCCGTTCAGAGAAATTCACAAAACCTTCGGACGCAAGATCCTCGCCGACCGCAGCGAGTGGCGCGCACGACTCAAGCTGAGGGAGGAGACACGTGAGAAACCTCTCATACAACTGTGA